The Anabaena sp. WA102 genome contains a region encoding:
- the crtD gene encoding C-3',4' desaturase CrtD — protein sequence MSNLTDPKNQSRVIVIGAGIGGLTAGALLAHRGYNVLILDQAIVPGGCASTFKRQGFTFDVGATQVAGLEPGGIHHRIFSELNIELPAATHCDPACAVFLPGESTPINVWRDSQKWQAERQKQFPGSEPFWQLLTTLFNASWEFQGRDPVLPPRNLWDLGQLIKAVRPRTFITAPFTLFTVGDALRLCGLGNDQRLRTFLDLQLKLYSQVSAEETALLYAATALSVSQLPQGLFHLQGSMQVLSDRLVESLERDGGKLLMRHNVEKIQVVHNQANAVIIKNQKTGKTWTESADHIVANVTVQNLVQLLGENAPSGYKQRVEKLPPASGAYVIYLGVDKSAIPPNCPPHLQFLYDVNKPIGENNSLFVSVSHEGDGRAPLGKATIIASSFVDFIPWWETQNYEELKQKFTQDAISKLSEYFYLKPETIIHVEAATPRTFAHYTGRESGIVGGIGQRIPTFGPFGFANRTPIRNLWLVGDSTHPGEGTAGVSYSALTVVRQIQSQN from the coding sequence ATGTCAAATCTTACTGATCCAAAAAATCAATCCCGCGTTATCGTCATTGGTGCGGGTATAGGTGGACTTACAGCCGGAGCATTATTAGCACATAGAGGTTATAATGTCCTAATTCTTGACCAAGCAATTGTTCCTGGTGGTTGCGCTTCCACCTTCAAACGTCAAGGATTTACTTTTGATGTTGGTGCGACCCAAGTAGCGGGTTTAGAACCTGGGGGAATTCATCACCGCATTTTCTCAGAATTAAATATAGAATTACCCGCTGCGACACATTGCGACCCAGCTTGTGCTGTATTTCTTCCGGGAGAATCTACACCCATTAATGTTTGGCGTGATTCTCAAAAATGGCAAGCAGAACGTCAAAAACAGTTTCCCGGAAGTGAACCTTTTTGGCAATTATTAACCACTTTATTTAATGCTAGTTGGGAATTTCAAGGACGTGATCCGGTTTTACCACCCCGGAATTTATGGGACTTAGGACAATTAATTAAAGCTGTCCGTCCGAGGACATTTATTACTGCACCTTTTACTTTATTCACTGTGGGGGATGCTTTACGATTATGTGGGTTAGGAAATGACCAAAGACTGCGGACATTTTTAGATTTACAACTGAAATTATATTCTCAAGTTAGTGCGGAAGAAACGGCTTTACTTTATGCAGCTACAGCTTTGAGTGTATCCCAATTACCCCAAGGGTTATTTCATCTGCAAGGGAGTATGCAAGTTTTGAGCGATCGCTTGGTAGAATCTTTAGAACGAGATGGTGGTAAGCTATTAATGCGTCACAATGTTGAAAAAATCCAAGTTGTCCATAACCAAGCCAACGCCGTCATCATTAAAAATCAGAAAACCGGGAAAACTTGGACAGAATCAGCAGATCATATAGTTGCTAACGTCACCGTTCAAAACTTGGTTCAATTATTAGGAGAAAATGCCCCTTCTGGATATAAACAAAGGGTTGAAAAACTCCCACCAGCTTCCGGTGCTTATGTGATTTATTTGGGTGTAGATAAAAGTGCAATTCCTCCTAATTGTCCACCACATTTACAATTTCTATATGATGTAAATAAACCTATTGGCGAAAATAATTCCTTATTTGTATCTGTGAGTCATGAAGGAGATGGTCGCGCACCATTAGGAAAAGCCACCATTATCGCTTCTTCTTTTGTTGATTTTATCCCCTGGTGGGAAACTCAAAATTATGAAGAGTTAAAACAAAAATTTACTCAAGATGCGATATCCAAACTTTCTGAATATTTCTATTTGAAACCAGAAACTATTATTCATGTAGAAGCTGCCACACCTCGTACCTTCGCTCATTATACAGGTAGAGAATCAGGTATTGTTGGTGGTATTGGTCAAAGAATTCCCACCTTTGGACCCTTTGGTTTTGCTAATCGAACACCTATTCGTAATTTGTGGTTGGTTGGTGATTCTACTCATCCTGGAGAAGGGACTGCGGGCGTTAGTTATTCAGCTTTAACGGTAGTTAGGCAAATTCAAAGTCAAAATTAG
- a CDS encoding AAA family ATPase has product MSNLENVTIHQFRGLRDLELKDLGRINLLVGINNSGKTSVLEALSVYCHPLDIKVWLSTASQREQDIRVSRTQSIDALRWLFTHNSASTVELYKPIILISSTGLFSVNKLIASYEEMEEIWLSEESKTKNPIENEDSPRIRKGIDLKIEVFANVFPDGYQLNLLGASPISLFGESPAFTENFLLWEDERFYRLPRTREPSLCLNTSIVTPSSHRSEIGQFRLLSEARFQNFKSDVVKLLQQMDKNISDIEILLSPESISSRFNIYIQHERLGLAPVSTFGDGIRRLLHIALKLASVKGGILLIDELESTIHTEALQNSFRWLVKWCTEMDIQLFATTHSLEAVDTLLEVTESDSDLVLYRLEPKEGKTKVVRHDGHRLRRLREELGQEVRW; this is encoded by the coding sequence ATGAGCAATTTAGAAAACGTCACAATTCATCAATTTAGAGGACTTCGAGACTTAGAACTAAAGGATCTTGGACGGATTAACCTGCTTGTTGGTATTAACAACTCAGGTAAAACCAGTGTACTAGAAGCATTATCTGTCTACTGTCATCCATTAGATATTAAAGTATGGCTCAGTACAGCAAGTCAACGAGAGCAGGATATTAGAGTATCCCGTACTCAGTCAATTGATGCACTAAGATGGTTATTCACACATAATTCTGCGTCTACCGTAGAACTTTATAAACCCATTATTCTTATTTCTAGCACTGGTTTATTCTCTGTAAACAAGTTAATAGCAAGCTATGAAGAAATGGAGGAAATATGGTTATCTGAAGAAAGTAAGACTAAAAATCCTATTGAAAATGAAGATAGCCCAAGAATTAGGAAAGGAATTGATTTAAAAATAGAGGTATTTGCAAATGTATTTCCAGATGGTTATCAGTTAAATTTACTTGGTGCATCACCTATAAGTTTATTTGGTGAATCACCTGCGTTTACTGAAAATTTTTTGCTATGGGAGGATGAACGTTTTTATAGATTACCTAGAACGAGAGAACCTAGCTTATGCTTAAATACTTCTATAGTTACACCATCATCTCATCGTTCAGAAATCGGACAATTTCGATTACTTTCAGAAGCTAGATTTCAAAATTTTAAATCTGATGTAGTGAAATTATTACAACAGATGGATAAAAATATTTCTGACATAGAAATTTTGTTATCTCCAGAATCTATAAGTTCTCGATTTAATATATATATTCAACATGAAAGACTGGGACTTGCACCAGTTAGCACTTTTGGTGATGGTATTCGTCGCTTATTACATATAGCTCTTAAACTTGCCAGCGTCAAAGGTGGTATTCTTTTAATTGATGAATTAGAGTCAACAATTCATACAGAAGCCTTACAAAATTCTTTTCGATGGTTAGTTAAGTGGTGTACAGAAATGGATATTCAACTATTTGCAACTACTCATAGTCTTGAAGCTGTTGATACTTTATTAGAAGTTACTGAATCAGATTCAGATTTAGTGCTTTATCGCTTAGAACCCAAGGAAGGAAAAACAAAAGTAGTTAGACATGATGGACATAGATTAAGACGATTAAGAGAAGAATTAGGTCAGGAGGTGCGTTGGTGA
- a CDS encoding DUF3226 domain-containing protein — MSRKYVLIGVEGNHDQAFISKILCKLLGFSEFKGDESNLDSFWRKFIPTYPKGGNLYKRLDMPTILYTETLSIALYAGEGSNLITNLNDKLSDIDYSTLLAFAIIADADDDTPNKVVEKYHHGFKEYFPNFPTIVNQSGNVIEGLPRLGIYILPDNSQQGVLDTLICDCGDLVYPEYMQRAREYINKFSEEEKKKKPLRWKPFDQEKAIIATVVSVLKPGKTNQTSISDNSWISSETETQIPAVQNLTKFFRNLLNLES; from the coding sequence GTGAGTCGGAAATATGTTTTAATTGGTGTTGAGGGGAATCATGATCAGGCTTTTATATCTAAGATTTTATGTAAATTATTAGGCTTTTCTGAATTTAAGGGAGATGAATCAAATCTAGATAGTTTTTGGCGGAAATTTATTCCTACTTATCCTAAAGGGGGAAATTTATATAAAAGACTTGATATGCCAACAATTTTGTATACGGAGACGTTATCAATTGCTTTATATGCAGGTGAAGGAAGTAATTTAATTACTAATTTGAATGATAAATTATCTGATATTGATTATTCCACTCTTTTAGCGTTTGCAATTATAGCTGATGCTGATGACGATACACCTAACAAAGTTGTGGAAAAATATCATCATGGTTTTAAAGAATATTTCCCTAATTTTCCAACTATAGTTAATCAAAGTGGTAATGTCATAGAAGGTTTACCAAGATTAGGAATTTACATATTACCAGATAATTCTCAACAAGGTGTATTAGATACTTTGATTTGTGATTGTGGAGATTTAGTTTATCCTGAATATATGCAAAGAGCAAGAGAATATATAAATAAATTTTCTGAAGAAGAGAAGAAGAAAAAGCCTTTAAGATGGAAACCTTTTGATCAAGAAAAGGCGATAATTGCTACAGTCGTCAGTGTTCTAAAACCTGGTAAAACTAATCAAACAAGTATTAGTGATAACAGTTGGATTAGTTCTGAAACAGAAACTCAAATTCCAGCAGTTCAAAATTTAACTAAGTTTTTCAGGAATTTATTGAATTTAGAGTCTTGA
- a CDS encoding DUF4336 domain-containing protein — MVESGDIEKIHPQDFSWRFWPVVPIYPYGQRRTIRKEVIKDTIWTFDQLQGIFYVVVPIRMTVVKLEKGGLLVYAPVAPTGECVRLLKELVAEYGDVKYIILPTISGIEHKVFVGPFARRFPAAQVFVSPGQWSFPVNLPLSWLGLPGKRTHILPENSQEAPFAEDFDYATLGPIDLGLGKFAEVAFFHKRSHTLLLTDTIVCVPAEPPAIVQLDPYPLLYHAKDKAFDMVADTSANRRKGWQRITLFSLYFSPSVLEVPTWSEAWGDAQKAPERSRKAYFGFFPFQWQENWQESFNILQGNGRIFVAPILQSLILNRAPQETINWANKVASWDFQWIIPCHFDAPIKAEPQQFRQAFTFLEKCSLFSSNYPLPEDDFKLLRNIDSGLNKLGIVPPARERV; from the coding sequence GTGGTGGAAAGTGGAGATATAGAAAAAATTCATCCCCAGGATTTTTCATGGCGGTTTTGGCCTGTTGTGCCAATTTATCCTTATGGTCAACGGCGCACTATCCGTAAAGAAGTTATTAAAGATACTATCTGGACTTTTGATCAATTACAGGGAATTTTCTATGTAGTTGTGCCAATCCGCATGACTGTAGTTAAGTTGGAAAAAGGCGGTTTGCTGGTTTATGCACCTGTCGCACCAACGGGAGAATGTGTTCGCTTGCTGAAGGAGTTGGTGGCAGAATACGGTGATGTTAAGTATATTATTTTGCCTACGATATCGGGAATAGAACATAAGGTTTTTGTTGGTCCTTTTGCGCGACGCTTTCCCGCTGCACAGGTTTTTGTTTCCCCTGGACAATGGAGTTTTCCCGTAAATTTGCCTTTAAGTTGGTTGGGTTTACCTGGTAAACGGACTCACATACTGCCTGAAAATAGCCAGGAAGCTCCTTTTGCTGAGGATTTTGATTATGCAACCCTCGGACCGATTGATTTGGGGTTGGGTAAGTTTGCAGAGGTGGCTTTTTTCCATAAGCGATCGCACACTCTCTTACTTACAGATACCATAGTTTGTGTACCAGCAGAGCCACCAGCAATTGTTCAACTTGACCCCTATCCCTTACTGTACCACGCCAAGGATAAAGCCTTTGACATGGTTGCCGATACCTCAGCAAATCGCCGCAAAGGGTGGCAGCGAATCACATTATTTTCCTTGTATTTCAGCCCTAGTGTGTTAGAAGTACCTACATGGAGTGAAGCATGGGGTGATGCTCAAAAAGCACCAGAACGTTCGCGCAAAGCCTATTTTGGGTTTTTCCCCTTCCAATGGCAAGAAAATTGGCAAGAGTCATTTAATATTCTGCAAGGAAATGGGCGAATATTTGTTGCCCCAATTTTACAAAGTTTGATTCTCAATCGCGCCCCGCAGGAAACTATAAATTGGGCTAATAAAGTTGCTAGTTGGGATTTTCAATGGATTATTCCCTGTCATTTTGATGCTCCAATTAAGGCAGAACCGCAGCAATTTCGGCAAGCATTTACGTTTTTGGAAAAATGTAGTTTATTTAGTAGTAATTATCCTTTACCGGAGGATGATTTTAAGTTATTGAGAAATATTGATTCAGGGTTAAACAAGTTGGGTATTGTCCCACCTGCGAGGGAGAGAGTGTAG
- a CDS encoding site-specific DNA-methyltransferase gives MKLRAISDLKNKIILGDNLSVLKQIENDTFDLIITSPPYFQQRNYGNGGQDGGRNNQIKNNGFTIIRILGNTMKKDII, from the coding sequence ATGAAATTACGAGCAATATCAGACCTCAAAAATAAAATTATTCTTGGGGATAATTTATCCGTACTCAAACAAATAGAAAATGATACTTTTGATTTAATCATTACTTCACCACCATATTTTCAGCAACGTAATTATGGAAATGGTGGACAAGATGGAGGAAGAAATAACCAAATCAAAAATAATGGTTTTACTATTATTAGAATTTTGGGGAACACGATGAAAAAGGACATCATTTAA
- a CDS encoding site-specific DNA-methyltransferase, whose translation MTKNNHHPAVYPMYIIQELIKLLTQQGDFVLDPFCGSGTTCIAARNLNRNYLGIEINPDYVNLANNRMEESDSQQQELFI comes from the coding sequence ATTACTAAAAATAATCATCATCCAGCAGTTTATCCGATGTATATTATTCAAGAACTGATTAAATTATTAACTCAACAAGGTGATTTTGTCCTTGATCCTTTTTGTGGTAGTGGTACAACTTGTATAGCAGCTAGAAATTTAAATAGAAATTATTTAGGAATTGAAATCAATCCTGATTATGTAAACTTAGCTAATAACCGTATGGAAGAATCTGATTCTCAGCAGCAGGAATTATTTATATGA
- a CDS encoding T4SS efffector SepA family protein, translating to MMPVIRIPDLIYQRLQAIAIPFEDTPVTVIERLLSEYEARQKPQQSGDIETQKSEESEKYLVLDPEASSNLRHTRVIRSVIGGKEIRQPNWSKILDEAHILAWKQGLSSEALIKLSLARVVKGESNDPGFHYLREIDISIQGVEANLAWRNTLHLSKNLNIPVEVYFEWRMKEGSAYPGQKGKLIWIPK from the coding sequence ATGATGCCAGTCATTAGAATACCTGATCTTATCTACCAAAGACTCCAAGCTATAGCTATTCCCTTTGAAGACACCCCTGTTACTGTCATTGAGCGACTGTTGAGTGAATATGAAGCACGTCAAAAGCCTCAGCAATCGGGTGATATAGAGACACAAAAATCAGAGGAGAGCGAAAAATATCTAGTTCTTGATCCTGAAGCATCTAGTAATTTACGCCATACGAGGGTTATTCGATCTGTTATTGGTGGTAAGGAAATTCGTCAGCCAAACTGGAGTAAAATACTTGATGAGGCACATATACTTGCATGGAAACAAGGTTTATCTTCAGAAGCTCTAATAAAACTTAGTTTGGCAAGGGTTGTCAAGGGAGAGAGCAATGACCCTGGTTTCCACTACTTACGAGAGATAGATATTTCGATCCAAGGAGTAGAAGCAAATCTAGCATGGCGGAATACTCTACATCTCTCAAAAAACCTGAACATACCAGTTGAAGTATATTTCGAGTGGCGCATGAAAGAAGGATCTGCTTATCCTGGTCAGAAAGGAAAACTTATTTGGATACCCAAATAG
- a CDS encoding aldo/keto reductase, translating into MLTHNLLNLPLMGCGTWAWGNQLLWGYDESMDNQLQEVFNLCVSNGITLFDTGDSYGTGKLKGRSELLLGKFAQAYQGINQENICIATKLAAYPWRWTRNSIISACHASAKRLGKNVDLVQMHWSTANYAPWQEVGLLDGLGDLYEQGLVKGVGLSNYGTKRLLWVHKRFQERGIPIKTLQVQYSLLSTYPVTELGLKDVCDELGITLIAYSPLGLGLLTGKFSENGSFPKGIRGFLCKQLLPGMKPLLGCLQEIANTRNKTMSQVAINWCISKGTIPIPGAKSLKQAKENIGALGWVLSDGEVVELDNAADRVEKKMVQNIFQTR; encoded by the coding sequence ATGCTAACTCACAATTTATTAAATCTTCCTCTCATGGGTTGCGGAACTTGGGCTTGGGGAAATCAACTGCTCTGGGGATACGATGAAAGTATGGATAACCAGTTACAAGAGGTGTTTAATCTCTGTGTGAGCAATGGCATCACATTATTTGATACGGGTGATTCCTACGGTACAGGTAAATTAAAGGGACGCAGTGAGTTACTTTTAGGGAAATTTGCCCAAGCATATCAGGGAATAAATCAAGAGAATATTTGCATTGCGACTAAGTTAGCCGCATACCCTTGGAGATGGACTAGAAATTCAATTATATCAGCTTGTCATGCCTCTGCAAAAAGATTAGGTAAAAATGTTGATTTGGTGCAAATGCACTGGTCTACTGCTAATTATGCACCTTGGCAAGAGGTGGGTTTATTAGATGGTTTAGGTGATTTGTATGAGCAAGGTTTGGTGAAGGGTGTGGGATTATCTAATTATGGAACTAAAAGACTTTTATGGGTGCATAAAAGATTTCAGGAAAGAGGTATACCGATTAAAACTTTGCAGGTGCAATATTCACTTTTATCTACTTATCCGGTGACGGAATTAGGTTTAAAAGATGTTTGTGATGAGTTAGGAATTACATTAATTGCTTATAGTCCTTTAGGGTTGGGTTTATTAACCGGAAAGTTTTCGGAAAATGGCAGTTTTCCCAAAGGTATTCGCGGATTTTTATGTAAGCAGTTATTACCAGGAATGAAGCCGCTTTTAGGTTGTTTGCAGGAAATAGCAAATACACGCAATAAAACTATGTCTCAAGTTGCTATTAATTGGTGTATTAGTAAAGGCACAATTCCCATTCCTGGGGCTAAAAGTCTAAAACAAGCAAAGGAGAATATTGGGGCTTTGGGGTGGGTTTTGAGTGATGGTGAGGTGGTAGAGTTGGATAATGCTGCTGATAGGGTAGAGAAGAAAATGGTGCAGAATATTTTTCAGACAAGATGA
- a CDS encoding MFS transporter produces MLPPEPTAINNGFTGLLKNRGFMLLWIGQLISQLADKVFFVLMIALLKLYLPSNEINGDARFYLYMAFTVPAILFGSAGGVIVDRVPKKLIMVGSDVVRGIFMVLIPFLPRQFGILLFFTFGISTVTQFFAPAEQASIPLLVRKEGLMAANALFSSTMMAALIIGNAVATPMLNWFETFNKGFGKELVVGCLYLISAVIMMPIQFREHRHIDKTAPAINPWAEFVLGLRYLRQNRLVWNAMLQIVTLYCVFAALIELAIGMAARLHLAPEEFSSFVAAAGVGMVIGAAILGNFGHRLYNKPLPLIGFLIMAFSLGLFIFIDNQPLALGLCIFLGVGAAFVNVPMQTLIQQQAPSEMHGKVFGFQNHAINIALTAPLLITTKLVNAFGLSAVLFGMSIVVGAIGVWTWQNTRRVLQDVI; encoded by the coding sequence ATGCTTCCTCCTGAACCTACTGCTATTAATAACGGTTTTACCGGACTGCTGAAAAACCGGGGTTTTATGCTCCTGTGGATTGGTCAACTAATTTCTCAATTAGCTGATAAGGTATTCTTTGTGTTAATGATTGCCCTACTCAAACTCTACCTACCCAGTAATGAGATAAACGGTGATGCACGCTTCTATTTATACATGGCATTTACCGTACCAGCAATATTGTTTGGCTCTGCTGGTGGTGTTATCGTTGACCGTGTACCAAAAAAACTGATTATGGTAGGTTCAGATGTGGTGCGGGGAATATTCATGGTGTTAATTCCCTTCCTGCCACGACAATTTGGGATACTTTTATTCTTCACCTTTGGTATCTCCACCGTTACCCAGTTTTTTGCCCCAGCGGAACAAGCGTCAATTCCCTTGTTGGTAAGAAAGGAAGGTTTAATGGCTGCTAATGCCCTATTTAGTAGCACCATGATGGCAGCATTAATTATTGGTAATGCAGTGGCTACTCCGATGTTAAATTGGTTTGAAACCTTTAATAAAGGTTTTGGCAAAGAATTGGTTGTCGGCTGCTTGTACCTGATTTCTGCCGTGATTATGATGCCAATTCAGTTTCGAGAACACAGACATATTGACAAAACCGCACCCGCAATTAATCCCTGGGCGGAATTTGTGCTAGGACTGCGCTATCTCAGACAAAATCGGCTGGTGTGGAATGCTATGCTGCAAATTGTCACCTTATACTGCGTATTTGCCGCCCTGATAGAATTAGCCATTGGTATGGCAGCAAGGTTACATTTAGCTCCAGAAGAATTTAGTTCTTTCGTCGCTGCGGCGGGGGTAGGTATGGTGATAGGTGCGGCTATTCTGGGCAATTTTGGACATAGATTATACAATAAACCTTTGCCTTTAATCGGATTTTTAATCATGGCGTTTTCCTTGGGTTTATTCATTTTTATTGATAACCAACCCTTAGCATTAGGACTTTGTATTTTCTTGGGTGTGGGTGCAGCTTTTGTCAACGTGCCAATGCAAACTTTAATTCAACAACAAGCACCATCAGAAATGCACGGTAAAGTCTTTGGCTTTCAAAATCATGCCATTAATATCGCTCTGACAGCACCTCTATTAATTACGACAAAGCTAGTTAATGCCTTTGGATTGTCGGCAGTGTTATTCGGAATGAGTATAGTTGTCGGGGCTATTGGTGTTTGGACATGGCAAAATACTCGGCGGGTATTGCAAGATGTGATCTAG